Proteins from a genomic interval of Nocardioidaceae bacterium:
- a CDS encoding NAD(P)H-binding protein has protein sequence MPTHDPKTVLVTGATGYVGSRLVPALLEAGHRVVAASRSGTEDYPWDDGVETREFDIADEDLIASAIEGVDVVVYLVHSMDDEDFVRKDREAAERVARACEAAGVTRVVYLSGLVPDGELSDHLRSRLEVEEVFLDSPVPAVVLRAAMVIGSGSTSYELLRRLSERIPLLTPVPRWMDNKIQPVAVEDVVHLIEYAIASTAADGHFDVGGDEVLSYRDLLATFAVVAGLRRRTVLVPGLSAKLVGRACAAISGLEKIEVTALVASLRHDMVCGENTVRGELIDDDFTFTGVAEALCRSLTTGGAEGTSKRGDVQSSASTDPS, from the coding sequence ATGCCCACGCACGATCCGAAGACGGTCCTTGTCACCGGCGCCACCGGCTACGTCGGCTCCCGACTCGTGCCTGCGCTCCTCGAAGCGGGTCACCGCGTCGTCGCAGCGAGCCGGTCCGGCACCGAGGACTACCCGTGGGACGACGGCGTCGAGACCCGCGAATTCGACATCGCCGACGAGGACCTCATCGCGTCAGCCATCGAGGGCGTCGACGTCGTCGTCTATCTCGTGCACTCCATGGACGACGAGGACTTCGTACGCAAGGACCGTGAGGCCGCCGAGCGAGTCGCCCGCGCCTGCGAGGCCGCCGGCGTCACTCGGGTCGTCTACCTGTCCGGCCTCGTGCCCGACGGCGAGCTGTCGGACCACCTGCGCTCTCGCCTCGAGGTCGAAGAGGTCTTCCTTGACTCCCCCGTACCCGCCGTCGTGCTGCGCGCCGCGATGGTGATCGGATCCGGGTCCACCTCGTACGAGCTGCTGCGCCGCCTCAGCGAGCGCATCCCGCTCCTGACGCCCGTGCCGCGATGGATGGACAACAAGATCCAGCCCGTCGCCGTCGAGGACGTCGTACACCTCATCGAGTACGCCATCGCATCGACCGCCGCCGACGGGCACTTCGACGTCGGCGGCGACGAGGTCCTCAGCTACCGCGACCTGCTCGCCACCTTCGCCGTCGTCGCAGGCCTCCGACGACGCACCGTGCTCGTTCCCGGCCTCTCCGCCAAGCTCGTCGGCCGCGCCTGCGCCGCGATCAGCGGACTCGAGAAGATCGAGGTCACCGCGCTCGTCGCCAGCCTGCGCCACGACATGGTCTGCGGTGAGAACACCGTGCGCGGCGAGCTCATCGACGACGACTTCACCTTCACCGGCGTCGCCGAAGCGCTGTGCCGCTCGCTGACTACCGGCGGAGCCGAGGGCACGAGCAAGCGCGGCGACGTGCAGTCCAGCGCGTCGACCGACCCCAGCTAG